In one window of Zhihengliuella sp. ISTPL4 DNA:
- the lipA gene encoding lipoyl synthase has protein sequence MTAAPEGRKLLRLEIRNAETPIERKPEWIKTKAKMGPEYSALHNLVKSEDLHTVCQEAGCPNIFECWEDREATFLIGGSQCTRRCDFCQIDTGKPADYDTDEPRRVAESVQRMNLRYATVTSVARDDLPDTGAWLNAETVRKIHELNPNTGVELLANEHNADPAFLGQIFDARPEVFAHNVETVPRIFKRIRPAFRYERSLNVLTQARDAGLITKSNLILGMGEEPEEVVQALQDLHDAGCDIITITQYLRPTPRHLPVSRWVKPAEFVEFKEEAERIGFLGVLAGPLVRSSYRAGRLWAQSMTSKGREIPAHLAHIAESADLGFAQAV, from the coding sequence ATGACCGCCGCACCCGAGGGGCGCAAGCTCCTCCGCCTCGAGATCCGCAACGCCGAGACCCCGATCGAGCGCAAGCCCGAGTGGATCAAGACCAAGGCCAAGATGGGTCCGGAGTACTCCGCCTTGCACAACCTCGTGAAGAGCGAGGACCTGCATACCGTCTGTCAGGAAGCCGGCTGCCCGAACATCTTCGAATGCTGGGAGGACCGTGAGGCGACCTTCCTCATCGGCGGCTCCCAGTGCACGCGTCGCTGCGACTTCTGCCAGATCGACACCGGCAAGCCCGCTGACTACGACACCGACGAGCCGCGCCGCGTCGCCGAGAGCGTCCAGCGGATGAACCTCCGCTACGCGACGGTGACGAGCGTCGCCCGCGACGACCTCCCCGACACCGGAGCCTGGCTGAACGCCGAGACCGTGCGGAAGATCCACGAGCTCAACCCGAACACCGGCGTGGAGCTGCTGGCCAACGAGCACAACGCCGATCCCGCGTTCCTCGGCCAGATCTTCGACGCACGCCCCGAGGTCTTCGCGCACAACGTGGAGACCGTGCCCCGCATCTTCAAGCGCATCCGACCCGCTTTCCGGTACGAGCGCTCGCTGAACGTCCTCACACAGGCTCGCGATGCCGGACTCATCACGAAGTCGAACCTCATCCTCGGCATGGGAGAGGAGCCGGAGGAAGTCGTCCAGGCGCTGCAGGACCTCCACGATGCCGGGTGCGACATCATCACCATCACCCAGTACCTCCGCCCGACGCCCCGTCACCTTCCGGTGTCGCGCTGGGTGAAGCCGGCCGAGTTCGTCGAGTTCAAGGAGGAGGCGGAGCGGATCGGCTTTCTCGGCGTCCTCGCCGGTCCGCTCGTGCGCTCCTCGTACCGCGCAGGACGGCTGTGGGCGCAGTCGATGACGTCCAAGGGACGGGAGATCCCCGCTCACCTTGCGCACATCGCGGAGAGCGCCGACCTCGGCTTCGCGCAGGCGGTCTGA
- a CDS encoding DUF2004 domain-containing protein: MAIEHDYFGLLSSGPDGSIFWSETVELGDQSVTVDLTAPDQDDVSADALDIAAGLIAGLENVDATARRGMLSEVDDRTSEVTEYILQQQEVFGDDLPDVLIDVSGDAAVDIIRSLRLMSMTILADEHGGSEPFAVLEYALDDSATDDVLLVNLGSDGSVQSVMSAD, from the coding sequence ATGGCGATCGAACACGACTACTTCGGACTGCTGTCGTCGGGCCCCGACGGCTCGATCTTCTGGTCGGAGACGGTCGAGCTCGGCGACCAGAGCGTGACCGTGGACCTGACGGCTCCGGACCAGGACGACGTCTCCGCCGACGCCCTCGACATCGCTGCCGGACTCATCGCCGGCCTGGAGAACGTGGACGCGACCGCGCGCCGCGGGATGCTCTCCGAAGTGGACGACCGCACGAGCGAGGTGACCGAGTACATCCTGCAGCAGCAGGAGGTCTTCGGCGATGACCTCCCCGACGTCCTCATCGACGTGTCCGGAGACGCGGCGGTGGACATCATCCGCTCGCTGCGCCTGATGAGCATGACGATCCTCGCCGACGAGCACGGCGGTTCCGAACCGTTCGCCGTCCTGGAGTACGCACTCGACGACAGCGCCACCGACGACGTGCTGCTCGTGAATCTCGGGTCCGACGGCAGCGTGCAGTCGGTCATGAGCGCCGACTGA
- the ftsY gene encoding signal recognition particle-docking protein FtsY, with protein MAEKSWSLGRALRGMFVKPTIDETTWEDLETALITADFGPDISERIVEELRDKVAKYRTTDPKDLQRMLRETLEEHFAKFDTTLKLTERPAVVLVVGVNGVGKTTTIGKFTKFLRGYQRSVVVGAADTFRAAAVDQLATWAQRGGAAIVRPQQEGQDPASVAFQTVEYAKREGMEIAIIDTAGRLHTKGGLMDELGKIRRVVEKQAPISEVLLVLDATTGQNGVMQAETFLQHAGVTGLVLTKLDGSAKGGFVLAVQERTGIPVKLLGQGEGIDDLTGFTPHVFVQALVG; from the coding sequence ATGGCAGAGAAGTCCTGGTCTCTCGGTCGCGCGCTGCGCGGCATGTTCGTGAAGCCCACCATCGACGAGACGACGTGGGAAGACCTGGAGACGGCGCTGATCACGGCGGACTTCGGCCCTGACATCAGCGAGCGCATCGTCGAGGAGCTGCGCGACAAGGTCGCGAAGTACCGCACCACCGACCCGAAGGATCTCCAGCGCATGCTGCGGGAGACGCTGGAGGAGCACTTCGCGAAGTTCGACACGACGCTGAAGCTGACCGAGCGGCCCGCCGTGGTCCTCGTCGTCGGGGTGAACGGCGTCGGCAAGACGACGACGATCGGGAAGTTCACCAAGTTCCTCCGCGGTTACCAGCGGAGCGTGGTCGTCGGCGCCGCCGACACCTTCCGCGCGGCTGCCGTCGACCAGCTCGCTACCTGGGCGCAGCGCGGGGGAGCGGCGATCGTCCGCCCGCAGCAGGAGGGTCAGGACCCGGCCTCCGTCGCCTTCCAGACCGTCGAGTATGCGAAGCGCGAAGGCATGGAGATCGCGATCATCGATACGGCGGGACGCCTGCACACCAAGGGCGGGCTCATGGACGAACTGGGCAAGATCCGGCGCGTCGTGGAGAAGCAGGCGCCGATCAGCGAAGTGCTCCTGGTCCTCGATGCGACGACCGGACAGAACGGGGTGATGCAGGCGGAGACCTTCCTGCAGCACGCCGGGGTCACGGGACTGGTGCTCACCAAGCTCGACGGCTCGGCAAAGGGCGGATTCGTGCTCGCCGTTCAGGAGCGGACGGGCATCCCGGTCAAGCTCCTCGGGCAGGGCGAGGGCATCGACGATCTGACCGGTTTCACGCCGCACGTGTTCGTGCAGGCGTTGGTCGGTTGA
- a CDS encoding alpha/beta hydrolase, protein MHRAPLPHRVFLHGAGRRGIAAWPSQDPESGTFLSFPPDSSISAQADALVASERDRKPNLFAHSIGAVTAVRALADGLRVSGLVLVEPALYDIARGAAPIERHIAVVTEARARAADDDLYGFWSILRPLMFGGPATRERWEDERAVAQRWATTNLPWGHGIRTRSLHGVPMLVVTGGWNEEYELIGRRLVDVGAHHVVLSGFAHRPQDHPDFPAAVAAFERSLAI, encoded by the coding sequence ATGCACCGCGCGCCGCTCCCGCACCGGGTGTTCCTGCACGGCGCCGGGAGACGCGGTATCGCCGCTTGGCCCTCGCAGGATCCCGAGTCAGGCACCTTCCTCAGCTTCCCGCCGGACTCATCCATCAGCGCCCAGGCCGACGCGCTCGTCGCGAGCGAGCGTGACCGGAAGCCGAACCTGTTCGCCCACTCCATCGGCGCGGTGACCGCCGTCCGCGCCCTCGCCGACGGTCTGCGGGTGTCCGGCCTCGTCCTCGTCGAGCCCGCCCTGTACGACATCGCCCGTGGAGCGGCGCCGATCGAGCGTCATATCGCGGTGGTGACGGAGGCACGGGCGAGGGCGGCGGACGACGATCTCTACGGCTTCTGGTCGATCCTGCGCCCGCTCATGTTCGGCGGCCCGGCCACCCGGGAGCGCTGGGAAGACGAGCGAGCGGTCGCGCAGCGCTGGGCCACGACCAACCTTCCATGGGGACACGGCATCCGGACGCGTTCTCTGCACGGCGTCCCGATGCTCGTGGTCACCGGCGGCTGGAACGAGGAGTACGAGCTCATCGGCCGACGGCTCGTCGACGTCGGAGCCCACCACGTGGTGCTCTCCGGGTTCGCTCACCGTCCCCAGGATCACCCCGACTTCCCCGCCGCCGTCGCCGCGTTCGAACGCTCCCTCGCGATCTGA
- the smc gene encoding chromosome segregation protein SMC, whose translation MHLKSLTLKGFKSFAQPTTFVFEPGVTCIVGPNGSGKSNVVDALAWVMGEQGAKTLRGGKMEDVIFAGTSTRGPLGRAEVQLTIDNADGALPIEYAEVTISRTLFRNGSSEYAINGESCRLLDVQELLSDSGLGREMHVIVGQGRLDTVLQASPEDRRGFIEEAAGILKHRRRKEKTLRKLDAMEANLTRLSDLAGEIRRQLKPLGRQAEIAREAQTIAAVVRDAKARLFADDVVALRTALADHTRTEQERHTERLVLSDQAETVRAGIARLEKNQNSIAVDEARSVAFGLEQVQERMRGLYTLANQRLALLGSEEDDAAVTAVTVTQATIDEAKEDIETISSGLGDAQDAAAAASREVVNARAELDTLDVDIAEQSALVSEYDMRLSSLRGNADAAASALAAVRGAVLRQENALEAAHARRREAEEALEAIDDAEAPEGTAVEYTAAYDSAQRAATAAEAERESLRERLHAAEREVDALTAKAAALSSALSLSGGAAEIVAEGGPGIRGLVGDAVQVRAGYEAAIAAVLGPLAEGVLVGSAEDAFILAAEAAERRRGVVDFVVADAPREQPTPPAVDGVIAATETLTAPDGILGILAHVLIADDLDAARAARRALDAAGDTATTIVTTGGDVITAQTLRTGSGGERSRLELAAERDAATERLTEIQIVVDSLREARIDADEAVEGTRRQAKDALRALREHDAALATHAEQVNKVTVRHEAAVAECDRLETGLAQAQAAVADAEAKAEATKAELDAAVAAPRPVLDASARDGLLEALERAREGEVRARLEVETLRERVRAAQSRVSALERQREQERDAAAEAARRAVIRRAQREAASGVVEELPRILDSLDRSVTEARVALAEAEAARSAQNEELVALRTQEASLRERLAGLTESVHGLELQIHEKKLHLNSLLERVSSELSLDEDVLVAEYGPDQLVPRDPGVEPADGELLDDTAIPFDRRIQQRRLADAERKLAQLGRVNPLALEEFAALEQRHAFLTTQLADLTQTRQDLLTIIADLDERMQTIFASAFEDTKEAFGQVFPLLFPGGTGSISLTDPENMLTTGIEVSVRPVGKKIERLSLLSGGERSLAAVALLVAIFKARPSPFYILDEVEAALDDANLGRLLTVFEQLRESSQLLVITHQKRTMEIADALYGVSMRQDGVSAVVGQRIGDRAAAAV comes from the coding sequence ATGCACCTGAAGAGCCTGACGCTCAAGGGGTTCAAGTCGTTCGCGCAGCCCACGACCTTCGTGTTCGAGCCCGGCGTCACGTGCATCGTCGGGCCGAACGGCTCCGGCAAGTCCAATGTCGTCGACGCCCTCGCCTGGGTGATGGGGGAGCAGGGAGCGAAGACCCTGCGCGGCGGGAAGATGGAAGACGTCATCTTCGCCGGCACGTCGACCCGGGGGCCCCTCGGGCGTGCCGAGGTGCAGCTCACGATCGACAACGCGGACGGCGCGCTGCCCATCGAGTATGCCGAGGTGACGATCAGCCGCACGCTGTTCCGGAACGGCTCCAGCGAGTACGCGATCAACGGGGAGAGCTGCCGGCTGCTCGACGTGCAGGAGCTGCTGAGCGACTCCGGCCTCGGCCGGGAGATGCACGTCATCGTGGGTCAGGGGCGCCTCGACACCGTGCTCCAGGCCTCCCCGGAGGATCGACGCGGCTTCATCGAGGAGGCAGCAGGCATCCTCAAGCACCGTCGGCGCAAGGAGAAGACGCTGCGCAAGCTCGACGCGATGGAGGCCAACCTCACGCGTCTGAGCGACCTCGCCGGGGAGATCCGCCGACAGCTCAAGCCCCTCGGACGCCAGGCGGAGATCGCGCGTGAAGCGCAGACCATCGCCGCCGTCGTGCGCGATGCCAAGGCCCGGCTGTTCGCCGACGACGTCGTGGCGCTGCGCACGGCCCTCGCCGACCACACGCGGACCGAGCAGGAGCGGCACACCGAGCGCCTCGTGCTGTCCGACCAGGCCGAGACCGTGCGCGCCGGAATCGCTCGTCTGGAGAAGAACCAGAACTCGATCGCCGTCGACGAGGCACGCAGCGTCGCCTTCGGGCTCGAACAGGTGCAGGAGCGGATGCGCGGCCTGTACACGCTCGCCAACCAGCGCCTCGCGCTCCTCGGTTCCGAGGAGGACGACGCGGCCGTGACGGCCGTGACCGTCACGCAGGCGACGATCGACGAGGCGAAGGAGGACATCGAGACGATCTCCTCCGGTCTCGGCGATGCCCAGGACGCCGCGGCCGCCGCCAGTCGCGAGGTCGTGAATGCGCGCGCCGAGCTCGACACGCTCGACGTCGACATCGCGGAGCAGAGCGCGCTCGTCTCCGAGTACGACATGCGACTGTCCTCACTCCGCGGGAACGCCGATGCGGCGGCATCGGCACTGGCCGCCGTCCGCGGCGCCGTGCTCCGCCAGGAGAACGCCCTCGAGGCCGCGCACGCGCGGCGGCGTGAGGCCGAAGAAGCCCTGGAAGCGATCGATGACGCCGAGGCCCCCGAGGGCACGGCGGTCGAGTACACCGCGGCCTATGACAGTGCGCAGCGCGCGGCGACGGCGGCGGAGGCGGAACGGGAGAGCCTGCGCGAGCGCCTGCACGCCGCGGAGCGCGAGGTCGACGCTCTCACCGCGAAGGCGGCCGCCTTGAGCAGTGCGCTGTCGCTGTCGGGAGGTGCCGCCGAGATCGTCGCGGAAGGCGGTCCCGGAATCCGGGGTCTCGTCGGCGATGCCGTGCAGGTGCGGGCGGGATACGAAGCCGCGATCGCGGCCGTGCTCGGTCCCCTGGCCGAGGGTGTGCTGGTCGGTTCCGCGGAGGATGCGTTCATCCTCGCGGCGGAGGCCGCAGAGCGCCGCCGGGGCGTGGTCGACTTCGTGGTCGCCGATGCCCCGAGGGAGCAGCCGACACCCCCGGCCGTCGACGGCGTGATCGCCGCGACGGAGACGTTGACCGCGCCGGACGGGATCCTCGGGATCCTGGCGCACGTGCTCATCGCCGACGACCTCGACGCGGCTCGCGCGGCACGGCGCGCTCTGGACGCGGCAGGTGACACCGCGACCACGATCGTGACGACCGGCGGCGACGTCATCACGGCACAGACGCTGCGCACGGGGTCCGGGGGAGAGCGCTCCCGTCTCGAGCTCGCGGCGGAGCGGGATGCGGCGACCGAGCGGCTCACCGAGATCCAGATCGTCGTCGATTCCCTCCGCGAGGCGCGCATCGACGCCGACGAGGCGGTGGAGGGGACGCGGCGTCAGGCGAAGGACGCGCTGCGCGCCCTGCGCGAGCACGATGCCGCCCTCGCGACGCACGCGGAGCAGGTTAATAAGGTCACCGTGCGCCACGAGGCGGCTGTCGCCGAGTGCGACCGCCTCGAGACCGGGCTCGCGCAGGCGCAGGCGGCCGTGGCCGACGCGGAGGCGAAGGCGGAGGCCACGAAGGCCGAGCTCGATGCCGCCGTCGCCGCACCCCGTCCGGTGCTCGACGCGTCGGCGCGGGATGGGCTGCTGGAGGCACTGGAGCGTGCCCGCGAGGGCGAGGTGCGCGCGCGTCTGGAGGTCGAGACCCTGCGCGAGCGGGTCCGGGCGGCGCAGTCGCGGGTGAGTGCGCTGGAACGGCAACGGGAGCAGGAGCGGGACGCCGCCGCGGAGGCCGCCCGCCGTGCCGTCATCCGCCGGGCGCAGCGCGAGGCGGCATCCGGCGTGGTGGAGGAACTGCCGCGCATCCTCGACTCCCTCGATCGTTCCGTGACCGAGGCCCGCGTCGCGCTCGCGGAGGCGGAAGCCGCCCGGTCCGCGCAGAACGAGGAGCTCGTCGCCCTCCGTACCCAGGAGGCGTCACTGCGGGAACGACTGGCCGGGCTCACGGAGAGCGTGCACGGCCTGGAGCTGCAGATCCACGAGAAGAAGCTCCACCTGAACAGCCTGTTGGAGCGCGTGTCCTCGGAGCTCTCGTTGGACGAGGACGTGCTCGTCGCCGAGTACGGCCCGGACCAGCTCGTGCCGCGCGATCCCGGGGTGGAGCCGGCCGACGGCGAACTGCTCGACGACACCGCGATCCCGTTCGACCGCCGCATCCAGCAGCGGCGCCTGGCGGACGCGGAGCGGAAGCTCGCCCAGCTCGGGCGGGTCAACCCGCTCGCGTTGGAGGAGTTCGCCGCCCTGGAACAGCGTCACGCGTTCCTCACGACGCAGCTCGCGGACCTGACACAGACCCGGCAGGATCTGCTGACCATCATCGCCGACCTCGACGAGCGCATGCAGACGATCTTCGCCAGCGCGTTCGAGGACACCAAGGAGGCGTTCGGCCAGGTCTTCCCGCTGCTGTTCCCCGGCGGCACGGGCAGCATCTCGCTGACGGATCCGGAGAACATGCTGACGACGGGGATCGAGGTCTCGGTCCGCCCCGTCGGGAAGAAGATCGAGCGGCTGTCGCTGCTCTCCGGCGGCGAGCGGTCCTTGGCCGCGGTGGCGTTGCTGGTGGCGATCTTCAAGGCCCGTCCCAGCCCGTTCTACATCCTCGACGAGGTCGAGGCCGCGCTGGACGACGCGAACCTCGGCCGGCTGCTCACGGTCTTCGAGCAGCTGCGCGAGAGCTCCCAGCTCCTCGTCATCACGCACCAGAAGCGGACGATGGAGATCGCCGACGCGCTCTACGGCGTATCGATGCGCCAGGACGGCGTGTCCGCGGTGGTCGGTCAGCGCATCGGCGACCGCGCTGCCGCCGCCGTCTGA
- a CDS encoding GNAT family N-acetyltransferase: MTTAALTITPLIVPASLADANAADFRAYGDLNRQICDEQVGLPDLAPDAAQMLPNWQDDSDSLDLGFVAREGHEIIGMVTVSLAQEEDAHAAEIDLLVPAVHTGRGIEEALLDRAEAEARERGRSVLQIWTLHRPEEADRMLQPRTGSGRIPATPLSDVVEAHGFTLEQVERNSELDLRADPEPLRRALDAALAAAGPDYRVVEWELPTPPELRDGYAAVLARLSTDAPSGDMDFVAEVYDAERVIRRDARLTGAGQTVSVVAVEHLPSGTLVAYNELLIGAEKTGTTHQFGTLVAKDHRGHRLGTIVKCANLLRWRELLPGSDVVSTFNAEENRPMLDINEAIGFVPVSYAGAWQKKI, from the coding sequence ATGACGACCGCCGCACTGACGATCACGCCGCTGATCGTCCCGGCCTCCCTCGCCGATGCGAACGCCGCGGACTTCCGCGCTTACGGCGACCTCAACCGGCAGATCTGCGACGAGCAGGTCGGCCTTCCCGACCTCGCGCCGGACGCCGCGCAGATGCTGCCGAACTGGCAGGACGACTCCGATTCACTCGATCTCGGATTCGTGGCGCGCGAGGGACACGAGATCATCGGCATGGTGACCGTGTCGCTCGCGCAGGAGGAGGACGCGCATGCCGCGGAGATCGATCTCCTCGTGCCGGCCGTCCACACCGGGCGCGGCATCGAGGAGGCGTTGCTCGACCGCGCCGAGGCCGAGGCCAGGGAGCGGGGCCGGAGCGTCCTGCAGATCTGGACCCTGCACCGGCCCGAGGAGGCCGACCGCATGCTCCAGCCCCGGACCGGCTCGGGACGGATCCCGGCGACACCGCTGAGCGATGTCGTCGAGGCCCACGGCTTCACCCTGGAGCAGGTCGAGCGCAACAGCGAACTCGATCTGCGCGCCGACCCGGAGCCCCTGCGCCGCGCGTTGGATGCGGCACTCGCGGCCGCGGGGCCGGACTACCGCGTGGTCGAGTGGGAGCTGCCCACCCCGCCGGAGCTCCGCGACGGGTACGCCGCGGTGCTCGCCCGACTGTCGACCGACGCCCCCAGTGGCGACATGGACTTCGTCGCCGAGGTGTACGACGCGGAGCGGGTGATCCGGCGCGATGCCCGTCTCACGGGCGCTGGTCAGACGGTCTCCGTGGTGGCGGTGGAGCATCTCCCCTCCGGCACGCTCGTCGCGTACAACGAGTTGCTGATCGGCGCGGAGAAGACGGGGACCACGCACCAGTTCGGGACTCTCGTCGCGAAGGATCATCGCGGTCACCGCCTGGGCACGATCGTGAAGTGCGCCAATCTTCTCCGGTGGCGGGAGCTCCTTCCGGGTTCGGACGTGGTCTCCACCTTCAACGCGGAGGAGAACCGGCCGATGCTCGACATCAACGAGGCGATCGGCTTCGTGCCTGTGTCGTACGCGGGGGCGTGGCAGAAGAAGATCTGA
- a CDS encoding ABC transporter ATP-binding protein: MNTPVIEAHALVKTYGVTHALAGVDLAVHRGESVAIMGASGSGKTTLLHVLAGITAPDSGRVVFQPSTGAAIDVTALGEAARSRLRRERFGFVFQQGLLIPELTAVENVALASMINGVAKKDALPHAASWLAALGLGGMEERRIGELSGGQAQRVAIARAQATGADLVFADEPTGALDSHTSAEVMDALLWSTTGQGRTLIVVTHDADVAARCTRTVAVRDGRILGSAVNA; this comes from the coding sequence ATGAACACCCCCGTGATCGAAGCCCACGCCCTCGTGAAGACCTACGGCGTCACCCACGCCCTCGCCGGTGTCGACCTCGCCGTGCACCGCGGCGAATCCGTCGCCATCATGGGGGCGTCGGGTTCCGGCAAGACGACGCTCCTGCACGTGCTCGCCGGCATCACCGCTCCGGACAGCGGCCGCGTGGTCTTCCAGCCCTCGACGGGCGCGGCCATCGACGTGACTGCGCTGGGTGAGGCGGCGCGCTCTCGGCTGCGTCGCGAGCGGTTCGGGTTCGTCTTCCAGCAGGGGCTGCTGATCCCCGAGCTGACGGCGGTGGAGAACGTCGCCCTCGCCTCGATGATCAACGGCGTCGCCAAGAAGGACGCGCTCCCCCACGCGGCGTCGTGGCTCGCGGCGCTGGGTCTCGGCGGTATGGAGGAACGACGCATCGGCGAGCTGTCGGGAGGACAGGCGCAGCGCGTGGCCATTGCCAGAGCGCAAGCGACGGGTGCCGACCTCGTCTTCGCGGACGAGCCGACCGGCGCCCTGGACTCGCACACCTCCGCCGAGGTCATGGACGCGCTCCTGTGGTCCACGACCGGGCAGGGCCGCACCCTCATCGTCGTCACGCACGACGCCGACGTCGCCGCCCGGTGCACCCGCACGGTCGCGGTCCGGGACGGCCGCATCCTCGGTTCGGCGGTGAACGCGTGA
- a CDS encoding FtsX-like permease family protein, with protein sequence MNLSVLGLLLRPAPGQRSVLALPIVAFAVVTTLVLTVVGGAQAFWTWTDDEAVLYQGLAAIALVLLVVPLTSLGGAAARLSARRRDERLSTLRLLGVTPGGVTTATVVESVLVAATGAVIGIGGHLALSPLIGLIPFRGEPLGLPAVVLPPVMIAAVVAGVLVLAAGSAVVGLRRVVISPLGVRTRTAPTNVHWIRAVIAVAGIAIAFALIKVFPMIGGVVATIAVLAAMFALALSVLNLLGPWVLKVSAGRQLRRAERPERLLAARLVLDSPKAAWRQVGGIAMASFMAVFAGTGVALLDTIGASDDPSSIALAEDIRTGLIITLIGSFLMVAASVGVNQASDVLDKSDLHESLHHLGMPVETVDRARRRAIMSPLLITAVGSALCAAVLVFPLVGIALIVAPLSLMTIATVVAVGIGVVWASTWATRPLLDRAFAPA encoded by the coding sequence GTGAACCTCTCCGTGCTCGGCCTGCTTCTGCGTCCGGCTCCCGGACAGCGGAGCGTCCTCGCCCTGCCGATCGTCGCCTTCGCGGTCGTCACGACCCTCGTCCTCACGGTGGTCGGCGGCGCCCAGGCCTTCTGGACCTGGACCGACGACGAGGCGGTGCTCTACCAGGGCCTCGCCGCCATCGCTCTCGTCCTGCTGGTCGTGCCGCTGACCTCGCTCGGCGGTGCCGCCGCCCGCTTGTCCGCACGACGCCGCGACGAACGTCTCTCCACCCTGCGTCTGCTCGGCGTGACGCCCGGCGGGGTGACGACGGCGACCGTCGTCGAGTCCGTCCTCGTCGCCGCCACCGGCGCCGTCATCGGCATCGGGGGCCACCTGGCCCTCAGCCCGCTCATCGGCCTGATCCCGTTCCGCGGCGAGCCGCTCGGCCTGCCTGCGGTCGTTCTCCCCCCGGTGATGATCGCCGCCGTCGTGGCCGGCGTGCTCGTGCTCGCCGCCGGAAGCGCCGTTGTGGGGCTGCGTCGCGTCGTGATCTCACCCCTCGGGGTCCGCACGCGCACGGCGCCGACGAACGTGCACTGGATCCGCGCCGTCATCGCGGTCGCGGGCATCGCCATCGCGTTCGCGCTCATCAAGGTCTTCCCGATGATCGGCGGGGTCGTGGCGACGATCGCGGTACTCGCTGCGATGTTCGCCCTCGCGCTGAGCGTTCTCAATCTGCTCGGCCCGTGGGTGCTGAAGGTCTCGGCGGGGCGCCAGCTCCGGCGGGCGGAGCGTCCCGAGCGGCTGCTCGCCGCACGACTCGTGCTGGACTCCCCGAAGGCGGCCTGGCGTCAGGTCGGCGGCATCGCGATGGCGAGCTTCATGGCCGTCTTCGCGGGCACCGGCGTCGCGCTCCTCGACACGATCGGGGCGAGCGACGATCCCTCCAGCATCGCGCTCGCGGAGGACATCCGCACCGGGCTCATCATCACCCTCATCGGCTCGTTCCTCATGGTGGCCGCCTCCGTCGGCGTGAACCAGGCCTCGGACGTGCTCGACAAGAGCGACCTGCACGAGAGCCTGCACCACCTGGGCATGCCCGTCGAGACCGTGGACCGCGCGCGTCGTCGTGCGATCATGTCGCCGCTGCTGATCACCGCGGTGGGATCCGCGTTGTGCGCTGCGGTGCTCGTGTTCCCGCTGGTGGGCATCGCGCTGATCGTCGCGCCCTTGTCGCTGATGACGATCGCGACGGTCGTCGCCGTCGGCATCGGAGTCGTGTGGGCGAGCACCTGGGCGACCCGTCCGCTGCTGGATCGCGCATTCGCTCCGGCGTGA
- a CDS encoding zinc-binding dehydrogenase gives MRATLMYQAGDVRVETVPDSTLRHPTDALVRITASCICGSDLHPYHSMSAVDGPARMGHELIGVVEEVGADVATLRKGDLVVSPFAISDNVCALCRENLQTSCLHHEAAFWDGIPDEGGQAEAVRVPLADGTLVKLSVPEDSALMPSLLTLADVFGTGYHAARMADVRPGQSVTVIGDGAVGLMAVLSAKRLGAEQIILMGRHQDRTDLGRDFGATAVVAERGEEGIARVRDLTGGLGTHAVLEAVGHMPAYHQALGVVRPGGVVSRVGVPQYEEAPIGFGSLFRHNIRLAGGPAPVRAYIEELLPDILDGTIEPGRVFDAVTDLDGVPDGYRDMDERRSLKVLIRP, from the coding sequence ATGCGTGCCACTCTCATGTACCAGGCAGGCGACGTCCGCGTCGAGACCGTTCCCGACTCCACCCTCCGGCATCCGACGGACGCTCTCGTCCGGATCACCGCCTCGTGCATCTGCGGTTCCGACCTCCACCCGTATCACTCGATGTCCGCGGTCGACGGCCCGGCCCGCATGGGTCACGAGCTCATCGGCGTCGTCGAGGAGGTCGGTGCAGACGTCGCCACACTTCGGAAGGGCGACCTCGTCGTCTCGCCGTTCGCCATCTCGGACAACGTCTGCGCCCTCTGCCGGGAGAACCTGCAGACGTCGTGCCTCCACCACGAGGCAGCATTCTGGGACGGGATCCCGGACGAGGGCGGACAGGCCGAAGCCGTGCGCGTGCCGCTGGCCGATGGAACGCTCGTCAAGCTCTCCGTACCCGAGGACTCGGCGCTGATGCCCTCCCTGCTGACGCTGGCAGACGTGTTCGGCACGGGTTACCACGCTGCGCGGATGGCCGATGTCCGGCCGGGACAGAGCGTCACCGTGATCGGTGACGGCGCTGTCGGCCTGATGGCGGTGCTGTCGGCGAAGCGCCTGGGCGCCGAGCAGATCATCCTCATGGGTCGTCATCAGGACAGGACGGACCTCGGTCGCGACTTCGGCGCTACGGCCGTGGTCGCGGAGAGAGGGGAGGAGGGCATCGCTCGCGTCCGCGACCTCACCGGAGGACTCGGCACCCACGCGGTGCTCGAGGCGGTCGGCCATATGCCCGCCTATCACCAGGCGCTCGGCGTCGTCCGCCCCGGCGGGGTGGTCAGCCGCGTCGGGGTGCCCCAGTACGAGGAGGCCCCGATCGGATTCGGGAGCCTGTTCCGCCATAACATCCGACTCGCGGGAGGTCCGGCACCAGTCCGCGCCTACATCGAGGAGTTGCTGCCCGACATTCTCGACGGGACGATCGAGCCCGGTCGGGTGTTCGATGCGGTCACCGACCTGGACGGCGTGCCGGACGGGTATCGCGACATGGATGAGCGTCGGAGCCTGAAGGTTCTCATCCGCCCGTGA